Genomic window (Comamonas endophytica):
GGGCAAGGGCCTGATGCCCGACGGCACGACGCGCTTTTCCTATGAAGGCAAGCCGATCTACCACTATATGGGCTGCTCCACCTTCAGCGAGTACACCGTGGTGGCCGAGGTCTCGCTGGCCAAGATCAACCCCGATGCCAACCCCGAGCAGGTCTGCCTGCTGGGCTGCGGCGTGACCACGGGCCTGGGCGCCGTGAAGAACACCGCCAAGGTCCAGCCCGGCGACTCGGTGGCGGTGTTCGGCCTGGGCGGCATCGGCCTGGCCGTGCTGCAGGGCGCCAAGCAGGCGCAGGCCGGGCGCATCATCGCCATCGACACCAACCCCTCGAAATTCGAGCTCGCGCGCACCTTCGGCGCCACCGACTGCATCAACCCCAAGGACTACGACAAGCCGATCCAGCAGGTCATCGTCGAGATGACGGGCTGGGGCGTGGACCACTCCTTCGAATGCATCGGCAATGTCAACGTGATGCGCGCCGCGCTCGAATGCGCGCACCGCGGCTGGGGCCAGTCGGTGATCATCGGCGTGGCCGGCGCGGGCCAGGAAATCTCCACCCGCCCCTTCCAGCTGGTCACCGGCCGGCGCTGGCTGGGCACGGCCTTTGGCGGCGTCAAGGGCCGTTCGGAGCTGCCGGGCATGGTGGAAGAGGCGATGCGCGGCGATATCCAGCTCGAGCCCTTCGTGACCCACACCATGCCGCTGACCGAGATCAACGAGGCCTTCGACCTGATGCACGAAGGCAAGTCGATCCGCTCGGTGGTGAACTACGCCTGAGGAAGAAAGCGGCGCCGCAATGGCGCCGCAGCTGTCGGGCGCTCAGCTCGGCAGCTTCATGAGCAGCAGGCCGGCGACGATCAGCACCGCCGCTAGCAGGCGCATCGGGCTGGCGGCCTCGCCCAGCACCGCGATGCGAAAACGCGCCCACGGCGCCAATGCCGCTCCAGATGATGTAGGCCGTGCCCAATGGAAGGGTGCGCATGGAAATCGACAGCAGCGCAAAGCTGACGAGCATGACGGCTTAATAGCCAGGATGGCCAGCAATGGCGGAGGTCGTCCCCAACCTCGAATTCCAGCGTCTTGGCCGCGGATGGAACGCAATGGCAGGCTCTTGAACCGAATGTTGCATCCTGTGCTGGGGGTGCGAGTTTTACCCTGGGGACGGCGGCCTGTTGTCTGACTTGGGCGCCAGTGGCACAGGCGTACTTTCAAGCTCGGGCCTCGGATCGGTTCCCCGCTCATCCGAGGCCTGGTCTGCCAAAAACACATCCACGCGTTGCCAAAACTACATGAAAGCCGAGCGCATGAGCCAATCCTTCGAAGCTGCCGACCTGCTTTTGCACCGCCATGTGACCGACATCAGCTGCTCCTGGGACGAAGGGCTCGCCGCCTGCTGCGTCGAGTCGGTCAATGAGGCCAAAGACAGCACCACCAGCGCCATCTGGATCTATCCAGCCAACGGGGACGCCCCCTGGCAGATGACTTCGGGCAACAACCAGGACAACCACCCGCGCTGGTCCCCCGATGGCAGCCAGCTGGCATTCATCTCCAACCGCAACGGCTCGATGCAGCTGTTCCTGATACCGCGCGATGGCGGCGAGGCGCGCCAGCTGGGTCTGCTCGACGGCGTCACCACCACCTCCGAATGGAGCCTGGATGGCAAGACCCTGCTGGTGATCGTCTCGGTGCAGGTGGACCCCAACCTGCGCGGCGCACGGCCCGGCCCGGATTCGCCGAAGCCGTCACAGGGCGACCCGCAGGTCGCCTGGAAGCTGCCCTACAAGGCGGACGGAATCGGCTACCAGCTCGGCAACGAAAGCCATCTCTTTGCCGTGGACGTCGCGACCGGCAAGGCCACACAGCTCACCGACGGCCCCTTCGATGTGAAATGCGCGCTGTTCTCCGCCGACGGCAAGCGCATCCTCTACACCCGCTCGCGCGAGGGCGACGAGTCGCACCGCACCGACCTGTGGATCATGGACCGCGATGGCTCCAACGCCCGGCAACTGACCACGACGCTGGCGCAGGTGCTGTTTCCCGCCTGGTCGCCCGACGAGCGCTGGGTGGTGTTTTCGGGCACGGTGGAAGAAGGCGACGCGCAGGTCCGGCTGTGGAGCCTGGAGCTGGAGTCGGGCGAGCTGCAGCCGCTGGGCGATGACTCGATCGAGATTTCCAACGAGGGCAGCAGCGTCCAGTTCGTCGGCAAGGACAGTTCGCGGGTGCTGGCGTTGATTGCCCGGCGCGGCGTGCATGCGATTGCCGAGATCACGGTACCGCAGGGCGAGATCAAGTGGCTGGTGGAAGGCGAGCGGCAGCTGTCGCAACTGATCGCCACGCGCGATTTCCTGGTCTACACGGCGGAGAGCATCGTTTCGCCGATGGAAGTGCACGCCTGCCGCCACGACGGCTCCGGGGAGAAGAGCCTGAGCCAGCTGAACCCCTGGTGGCAGGAGCGCAGGCGTGCAACAGTCGAGCGGCGCTACTTCGAGGTGCCCGATGGCAACGGCGGCACCGAGCGCATCGACGGCTGGCTGATACGGCCGGAAGGCACCAAGGGAGCCACGCCGCTGCTGGTGGATGTGCACGGCGGCCCGGCCAGCTTCACCCTGTTTGCCTATGCGCCCGCGGCCTACTGGTCCATGCTGTGGTCCAAGGGATGGTCGATCCTGGCGCTCAATGCGGTCGGGTCGTCGAGCTACGGCCGCGAGTTTGCCGACCGGCTGCGCGGGCGCTGGGGCGACATCGACCTGCCGCAGCATCTGGCTGCGGTGAAGGCCCTGCAGGACGAAGGCCTGGCCGACCAGCGCGTGGCCATGGCCGGCAAGTCCTACGGCGGCTTCATGTCCTGCTGGGCAGCAGGCCATACCGATGTCTTCAAGGCCGTGGTGCCGATGGCCTGCCTGACGCAGATCGACGCCCATTGGGGCACTTCGGACAGCGGCTACTACAGCGACAAATACGCCATGAAGGGAGACGATGCCGAAGCCCGCGAGCGCATGCATGATCAATCTCCCGTGGAGTATCTGCGCGGCTCGATGGTGCCGACGCTGCTGCTGCACGGCAAGGAGGATCAGCGCTGCCCGCTGGGCCAGGCCGAAAGCGCGTTCGTTATGCTGCGCCGCGGCGGCAACCAGAACTGCGAACTCGTGATGTATCCGGAAGCGAGCCATACCTTCACCAAGGAGGCCAAGCCCAGCCATCGCGTTGACGTCATGCAACGCATCGTGGAGTGGGTGACGCGCTGGACCGAGTAGGCCTTGGAGTCGTGCAATGGAGTCGCCAGACCTGTTGCACATAGCCAGCGACGTCATGCCGCCGGCTCCTCTGATCCCCTGCGATATCGCATGGGTCTTCGGCACCCGGCATGGCGTCGAGCAGTTCTGCACGGACACCCACGCGCTGTGCCAACTCGGTCAAAACTTATGCCTTTGTATAAGTATCCGACCTTTTTATTGGCTCCAGGCCTACAATGCCTGTAGGTACAACCTCTATCGACCGTGAACACCGGCTGTGTCACGCCGCTACAGGCTGAACATACTGTTGCGGGGCACCGCACCGGTTCTGCCCAAGGATGCCAACCCATCCCCACGCGGCAAGCTCTCTGGTCTTCTGCACCAGAGCCCGTGCGCACACCTCCACGATCGGTTCGCCTTGAACTCCAAGCTTTATTGCATCCTCTACCACAGCCGGCTGGCGCCCGATGCGCCGCTGTCCTGTATCTCCGACATCATCAAGACCGCGCGCAGCTTCAATTCCGCCCATGGGCTGACCGGCGTCCTGGTGTTTGACGGGCAGCACTTCCTGCAATACCTCGAAGGCCCGCAGATGGTCGTGCAGGACCTGCTGGTGAGCATTGCCCGGGACCCGCGGCATATGAATTTAACCCTCCAGCACCAGGGCCCCTGCCCGGGCGAGCGCCTGTTCAGGAACTGGTCGATGGGCTATGCGCTGGTCGACGACGCCGATCCCCTGGCCGACCTGGGCGAAGTGGTGGGCGAAGAGGCGCTGGCGCAGTTGCATGCGCTGGTGCCTACGCTGGATATTGCCTGAGAATGCTCACCCATCGCGCCCGCTCCAGGGCAGCGCGGTCACGGTCCCATCTCCCGTCGCATAGCAGCACAGCGTCCGCGCCGGCAGCTCCAGCGTGGTGCCGGTGAAGGCGCCAAAGGCAGGCAGGATCAGCAGCCCCGGGGCCTCGCAGAAGCACGGCAGGCGCGCGCGATCATAGGCGCGTCCGCGCAGCTGCACCGCCGGGTGCAGATGGCCGGCCAGTACCTGAGCCCCCTCCACCGTCTGCGGATGATGGCAGGCGGCAAAGGGGCCGATGCGAAAGGGCTCGTCCACGATATCGAAGCGCAGCGCGGGCGGCGGATCGCCCGCGTGGCTGTCGTGGTTGCCGCGCACCAGCACGCAGCGCAGCGCCGCATGCCGCTCGCGCCAGGTCGCCACCGGCGCGATGACCTGAGCCTGTTGCGCCGTGGCCGCATGCAGGAAGTCGCCCAGTACCACCAGGCTGCGCGCATCGAGCGTATCGATCAGGGTGCTCAGACGCTCCAGATTGTCGCGCGTGGTGCCCGAGGGCACGGGCTGGCCCAGCGCTCTGAAGCTGGCGGCCTTGCCCAGGTGCACGTCGGCGACGAACAGCGCGCGCTCGCGCGGCCACCACAGCGCGCGCTCGGGCAGCAAGGCCACGGTTTCGCCCGCCAGCGACAGGGCCAGCGCGCCTTGGGGGGGTTCATAGGGTTTCATTTTGTCGT
Coding sequences:
- a CDS encoding S9 family peptidase, which produces MSQSFEAADLLLHRHVTDISCSWDEGLAACCVESVNEAKDSTTSAIWIYPANGDAPWQMTSGNNQDNHPRWSPDGSQLAFISNRNGSMQLFLIPRDGGEARQLGLLDGVTTTSEWSLDGKTLLVIVSVQVDPNLRGARPGPDSPKPSQGDPQVAWKLPYKADGIGYQLGNESHLFAVDVATGKATQLTDGPFDVKCALFSADGKRILYTRSREGDESHRTDLWIMDRDGSNARQLTTTLAQVLFPAWSPDERWVVFSGTVEEGDAQVRLWSLELESGELQPLGDDSIEISNEGSSVQFVGKDSSRVLALIARRGVHAIAEITVPQGEIKWLVEGERQLSQLIATRDFLVYTAESIVSPMEVHACRHDGSGEKSLSQLNPWWQERRRATVERRYFEVPDGNGGTERIDGWLIRPEGTKGATPLLVDVHGGPASFTLFAYAPAAYWSMLWSKGWSILALNAVGSSSYGREFADRLRGRWGDIDLPQHLAAVKALQDEGLADQRVAMAGKSYGGFMSCWAAGHTDVFKAVVPMACLTQIDAHWGTSDSGYYSDKYAMKGDDAEARERMHDQSPVEYLRGSMVPTLLLHGKEDQRCPLGQAESAFVMLRRGGNQNCELVMYPEASHTFTKEAKPSHRVDVMQRIVEWVTRWTE
- a CDS encoding BLUF domain-containing protein, which produces MNSKLYCILYHSRLAPDAPLSCISDIIKTARSFNSAHGLTGVLVFDGQHFLQYLEGPQMVVQDLLVSIARDPRHMNLTLQHQGPCPGERLFRNWSMGYALVDDADPLADLGEVVGEEALAQLHALVPTLDIA
- a CDS encoding S-(hydroxymethyl)glutathione dehydrogenase/class III alcohol dehydrogenase, translating into MKSRAAVAFAAGQPLQIVEIDVEPPRKGEVLVRITHTGVCHTDAFTLSGEDPEGIFPAVLGHEGAGIVVEVGEGVTSVKPGDHVIPLYTAECKECLFCKSGKTNLCVAVRATQGKGLMPDGTTRFSYEGKPIYHYMGCSTFSEYTVVAEVSLAKINPDANPEQVCLLGCGVTTGLGAVKNTAKVQPGDSVAVFGLGGIGLAVLQGAKQAQAGRIIAIDTNPSKFELARTFGATDCINPKDYDKPIQQVIVEMTGWGVDHSFECIGNVNVMRAALECAHRGWGQSVIIGVAGAGQEISTRPFQLVTGRRWLGTAFGGVKGRSELPGMVEEAMRGDIQLEPFVTHTMPLTEINEAFDLMHEGKSIRSVVNYA
- the pdeM gene encoding ligase-associated DNA damage response endonuclease PdeM; this translates as MKPYEPPQGALALSLAGETVALLPERALWWPRERALFVADVHLGKAASFRALGQPVPSGTTRDNLERLSTLIDTLDARSLVVLGDFLHAATAQQAQVIAPVATWRERHAALRCVLVRGNHDSHAGDPPPALRFDIVDEPFRIGPFAACHHPQTVEGAQVLAGHLHPAVQLRGRAYDRARLPCFCEAPGLLILPAFGAFTGTTLELPARTLCCYATGDGTVTALPWSGRDG